cgtcgtggcacacggcatggtacatgtactagactggatgcacagacgtttgtgccaagagggaacgctactatggcccgacgaggacgtcggttcctctgagtggtggtgtatgtgatagcctggcttattagggatgatacactactcatatcaataaggaattccttcttttacgggagcccattcaaataaAACtcacaggttaagcgtgcttggcttggagtagttctagaatggatgaccgaccgggaagttgatcccgggtgcgcatgagtgaggacaaagtgcgcagaagagactagtattgatatgtggggccagtctagatcccgccaggagtaacgaccgccggcgggtgtgtctgggGCGTTACATAATGTAAACTATAGTATGCAAAAGATTTCCTATAAGAAAAAGCATGTGACACCCCTACTAATGTTCACTCAAATGCGCCCTCCAAATCTTTCTTAAACAAATATATCATATTCGCATGTTGATTCCTCGTGTGCAGAAGCATCCGAATCAACTCAACCACTAAACCTCTCAATCTGGAAAAAAAATACAGTAAGAATGACAATTAATTATATCCCAAATTTAATTTAACAAAACTGAAAAAGTTAAATATTAACATACACATGTTGAAGGCCAAGCAATTCTCAATCCAGAGGTGAAAGCATCGCCAACCGTCCTATAGTTTTACCTTTCCCTTACCAAGAGCTCACATTCATCAATAGGTTGATGAACTTGCACTTCTATGAACTGGCGACTTGGCTAAACAAGTGGATACTTGGTAAGTAGTGGAGATAGAATCGaaaagttaagcatgcttgggctgGATTAGTGAGAGGATGGGTGATCGACCGGGAAGTTAGATTATTTGAAATGAATGGAGTGAGTAGggatgattagagattaaattgtcaaagaattcaaagatttgaaaatcATAAAAAATGAAATTATTTTTTAGTCCCAAGATAATAATCCCGGTCTCCAACTAGGActataggcccttaccaaccgggactatagccccATTTTTTACTAGTGTAGTATCAAATATTAGTAAATCTGGTACACCAGATTTAGGGAAAAGGCGATCAAGTGCACAGATTAAAGCAAACTTGAGACCAATTGAAGAAAACGTGACACCAAATTCAATAACACTCgagtaataaaaataaatataatctATTCGGCTTAGATAAACATGGTAGCTTGTAAGCTACTTTTatcccaaaaagaaataaacatccataacaaaagaaaaaatatgaagAAGTGCACAGATTAAAGCAAACTGGACATAGATTCATGAAGTTCACATTCAGAAATTGTAGGGATGACATAAAAGTTGACAAAATACAAGACAACTATGTATCAGACTCATAGAGGGCGGCCACATAGCGACAATCAACTAGGGAGCGAGTCAATTACAAAACAGGCTCATGATGCACCTTTTTTGCATCTAAGCTTGAACATAACCATATGCTAGGCAGAGGAGAAAACAGGTGCTTCCAAAGCTTCCAAAGTCTTATTCCTGAAACACATAACAAATAGTTCAGAGTTATTTAAATATTATCACCCGAACTGAACATTCATATTGGAAGGCTTACCCTTTGTCCCGATATAGAGGGTTTGGTTCCCTTAGAAATATTGCCAATGGAATCCTGAGGCACATCAAAATTCAGTAGGCTATCAATCATCTCATCCACGCTATTATCCATAAGATATCTCATCCAAGGTTCAAAATTGGCAGCATTATTCTCCATAACATGAGGCACCATTAAGTTGTTGGTGTTATTCTTGACATGCAGAGATCCATCTCCTTCGACAATGGTAGAAATGCGTGTAGTGGATGATATATGTGGAGCCTTGGTGTGGTAATTCCAGCCCAAGTCAGAGCACCCAAAGGAGTTAGTTCCGCGGTCAGAGTACATATTTGTAACACGAGCTTCAACAGGGGCAACAGAGCTCATTGACACGTGGTCAAGCTGAACAACTGGATGCTTTGATGCAAAGCTAGCAGATGGGTAGACGAAAGAACTTCGGTTGCCAAGATTGTTGACTGCTGGTACGAAAATATGTTCCCGTGATGTTCTTGGCTTGGGTACTTCAGGAGCAGTAGGGGGAGCACGAGACTTCTGAGCAAATGTTCTGTCCTCTGGAAAGTTAAGCTTGGCCTTCTTGCCACGGATCCTGCGTGCTGCAACATCATAAGCTCTTGCAGCTTCTTCAGCACTATTGAAAGTACCAAGCCAAACACGGACACCCTTGATAGGATCTCTAATTTCTGCAACCCACTTACCCCAGGGGCGTTGCCGTATACCCTTGTAATGGGTCTTTCTCTTCCTTTTTGCTGACCTTTGTGCAGGACTATCAAAACCACCAGTAGGCATGGTGCATAAGTCATCTGCGATGGAAGATCAATGGAAGATCAGTGTTAATGCCAAGATAGACGAACACACACAAGCTTGTCTGACAAAAAGTAATCAATTTCATTATAGACATGAATTAATATGTATGCTATCACAATCATTATAACATTGCACTATCGCGGGACGTTTGGGTGAAAGAATCCTTCAcccacaaaacaaataaaataaagtacATCACAACTTATAGAAATCTATGGTTCTGATGAACAAATCACATGATATAGACCTTTGCCATCATACTATAATTATTAATCTATGAATCCCATTATTGACGACCCGAAAAAATATATTCCATTATCGACTATGCAGAAACAATGATTGTTTTCTAGTAGGACTCAAAAGTCACTACAACATCCTTCAAGGGAGCACTGAGCCAAGTATAGAAAATCTCCATGCAAATCTACAGCCATCTAAAACAAGGCAACAATCCAAAAGGCCGAGACCTCCATAAATAACTGAGAAATTCGGCCCTTTTCTGTGGATTTTCAACCCCTCTTGACTATAAACACTAAACATATGAATCACCATCAAAGCTCACAAATAACATAAATCATAAGTCGACAACCTAGCAACCAAAATCAATTCCCTGAAGCAACAATGCCTAAACTAGCCTTCCAGCCTAATCATTTTAGGAAAACATGGCTGAGAAACGAAAAAAGGCTAGCCCTTAACCCAATTCACTTCATAACATCCAATCCACTCCAACCCAAAATCTCTAAACAAATAGGTGCCAAGGCATCCAACCAATTTTTTTTCATCCAATCCGGTGTCGCATACATGATATATCCGTGGACGCATTCAAGCCTCCTAATTTGTGCAAATCATATGCTAAGCTGGGGATGATCTTTGGGAGTTCACGcattttccttgccaataagaaaCCACCATGTACCCCATGCCACAACCTCTCTCCTCTTTGTTTTCTTTGGAGGAAGGAGTGATTAAAATAATTTAGAAATCAGTTTGATTTCtcttaattgttatttggtggaaGGTTTGCATCTCTGACAAGCTATTTTGCAGAAGAGTTGCAACTCTCAATGGTTGTTTGGAAGTGGATTAggttgcggctctcacaaactagACATCATTGTATATGATGGAACACCATGGCTATTTGATGTAAGGTCATTACTAGTTTTTAAGTTAATAGAGGCAATTATTTGAGGTATAGGGTGAATGGTCGGTTTCCGTATCTGGTTCCGCAGACGTGTCTATACATATTCACGGATGTTTAGTATGTCAAATTTGTGGCACAAGATTTGAGATGCCCTAGTACCCCTAAATAAAGCATTCCAATACCAACCCCACAAAAGTTCTTTTCCTATCCAAGGAATTTGAGCCAACCACACAATATATT
This genomic stretch from Hordeum vulgare subsp. vulgare chromosome 6H, MorexV3_pseudomolecules_assembly, whole genome shotgun sequence harbors:
- the LOC123402488 gene encoding ethylene-responsive transcription factor 1-like — its product is MEKEWEEFLVDSTDSDLDLGHDGVVEEDYNDDVVEIKPFVSISRSLSKDDLCTMPTGGFDSPAQRSAKRKRKTHYKGIRQRPWGKWVAEIRDPIKGVRVWLGTFNSAEEAARAYDVAARRIRGKKAKLNFPEDRTFAQKSRAPPTAPEVPKPRTSREHIFVPAVNNLGNRSSFVYPSASFASKHPVVQLDHVSMSSVAPVEARVTNMYSDRGTNSFGCSDLGWNYHTKAPHISSTTRISTIVEGDGSLHVKNNTNNLMVPHVMENNAANFEPWMRYLMDNSVDEMIDSLLNFDVPQDSIGNISKGTKPSISGQRE